From the Globicephala melas chromosome 8, mGloMel1.2, whole genome shotgun sequence genome, the window TCACTCACCTATTAGTCCTTGAACATCCTTCTGTCTCCAGTGCGTAGGGCCTGGCACTGAATAGTCTCATAAAGTGCCTTCTAAAGAGAATGGACATGGgggcctcccccactcccacctttGGCCTTAATGTCCCCTAGGCTCTGACCTGCTGCACCGTGGAGGTGAAGACCCTAGATGACCGTCTGCTCAAAATCCCCATCAATGACATCGTCCAGTGAGTCCATCTGCTTGGGCCCCAATACGCAGAAGGGCTGCCTGGTCCTTAGAGGGTGTGTTGGACAGGCTGGCCTGGTATAGTTGTTCAGGTTGTACCCAGCACAAAGGGGTGAGAGAGACTGAAATCCAGCCCCCTCTCTGGCTAAGCTGCGGGCCGCATTCACTTGGCAAATGAAGTGCCTTTTTCTAACTTGCATGAAGCCATTGTGGAGGCCAGAGGCCCCCTGTGTTGGGAAATCCTTGTTGCCTTCATCCTCTAGAAGTTCTAGAGTTCTGAGTTGCATCTCCTAAGCCCTTTTCCAAGCAAGGCCCTCTGCATGGGAAGCTCAGCAGCCCagcactcccccaccccaacccagggTCTGCTGCTTGTCCTGTTTCCCATGTAAAATGGGATTCCTGGAATCCACCATCAGAGCCTCAGTGTAAACGGTTTTCAGGGAACAAGTTGTCTGGAACAAGCcagtctcctctcccctcccactggTTCTAGAAGCTGCTGACTGCCCCACGCCTGAGGTTTTCTGGGCAGGGGCGGGTGTGCTGCTCTGGGGTGCCCTCTGAGCCCCCTTCTTTCATCTTCCCGTCTCAGCCCCAAGTACTTCAAGAAGGTGCCAGGTGAGGGGATGCCGTTGCCAGAGGACCCCACCAAGAAGGGGgacctcttcattttctttgacaTCCAGTTCCCCACCTGCCTCACACCCCAGAAGAAGCAGATGCTGCGCCAGGCGTTGCTGACATAACTCTGGTGGGCTGGGGACTGGAGCAGGGGGAAGAGAAGGCTAGCTGGTCCtgaccccacccctacccccagcacGGGGTGTGCACAGGAGCCAGCCCACTGCACAGGCATGACGTGAGGACCGGATGGCATGGGATTTTAAACTGATACAATAAAGTGTTATTTCCTATCCTCCAGCTACACCCAAGAGAGTGTGTGTTGGAGGGAGAAGAGCTTCATACAGCCGTTCTTGtggagcagagggaagggcagggctCAAGAAGCTGAGGACCTGGGACCCTGTCCTGGCTGTGTGAGCCTGGCCAGGTCCCTGAGGGTTCAGAGCCTCTGTGCTCCCACCTTGATAGCGTGGGGCAATGCTACATCGTCTCTGAGGGTCCCCAGCTCTATTTCTCATGACACACGATCTTTGGAAGGGCAGTCTCTAGTGTGATATAGTCACATTGTACTCAGGAAAGCAAAGCACAAAGAGAACAAAACCCTTGTCTCAGGTCACACAGGGCTCAGTGGCAAAGCTGTCATCAGAATCTTGAAGGCCACTTCCCACAGCCTCACTCTGCTTCGATTAGAGGCAGCATGAGGGACACAAGTGCTGGAAATGGCTTTGGTTTCTGCCTGGCCTGGGCTGCCTCTAGGCAGGTCTTAGAACTGGGCTCTGCTCCCAGTCCTGCCGCTCACCCTTTGGATGTTACTCTCCATCTTGTTCGTGAAGCAGAACCCATAACCCTCCTCAGGCAGCTCACTGGTGCGAAAGTGCTTAGTGAACTCACTGCTTAGATTATCAGGGTTACAGCATTGCTACCAGCATGGCCTGGGGGAGTGCCAGCCTCCAAGCCCAGCTGGGCCTTTGCAGACCACACCTGCTTCCCCAGCCCGCCTTCCATCGACAGTGCAGCATGCACCTCTTCTGTGCCAGGGGAGGTGCCCTTCACTTGAGTCTGGACTTGGGCTAGGAGAGATCCAAGCTTATGACAGAGAGGGTGGCCACTTTTGTGAAGTGACTTAAGAGGtgccagagggacttccctggtggtccactggttaggattccgtgctttcactgctgagggcccgggttcaatctctggtcagggaactaagatcctgcaagctgcgcggAACagccctcaaaagaaaaaaaaaagaggtgccaGAAAAGGGCCCCATGATATCCACATTGCTTGGATTCCACCATTCAAAGCATCATATTAGCTTaaggtttttcttcttaaatgggGGCTCAGTAGCACCAGTCAGCCACTTTTAACATCAGGGAGAAAGCAGCCGACCTTGAGACAGAGTCTGACCCAGGGTTCACTAAAGAATGGGGGCTTTGGAGTTAGATGCACCTCAGGTGTTCTACTTAACCAGCTGTGTACCCTTGGGCAAATCGCTTCACCTCTGAGCTATTTACAATCCCTATCTTGCAGGGCTGTGGAAACCAGAGGAGTGAAGCAGACTCTGCCCTGAGGTAGGACCCAGGTGGAGAGGTGGCGGTAGGTGCCCTGTTCTGAGAGCAAGCAAGTGGGTGAGGGCCTGCCTTGTGAAACTCTGGTGCTCCAGCTGTCCTCTAGGGCAGCAGCAAGGCCTGCTCTTAACCTTTTCCTCATGGTGAGACTCTCAGGCCTGTGAGAGCCATTTATGAGATTGTTGTTATTACCTCAGTGTGGCCTTCAGTGCTACTTTGTGTCAGGTATTTTATAGGCATTAAGGGTTGAGGAGTTACTGAGGCCTCCTGGTATGCTGTCCAGTGGTTCCTCTCACCTTTCCCAGCCCCTCATTGTCTCAAGGTCATGCCTAGAACCGTGATGAAGTCTGGTGGCCTCATGTCCATGCCAGTGTCTGAAACACAAGGCTGGTGAATGAGCCAGCTGACAATGCCTAAGGCAACAAATTGCCCCTCAGTTTCCTCTGGTGCAAAACAAATCCTGCCTCAGAGGATTAATGTGAGAGTTAAGGTGCATTAAGTACACTGACCGGGTCCTCCACTTATGCCGACTCCCTGCCACCTTCACCCTGGCTTGACTCCTGCACCCAACCCTGTCCCTCTTGGGGACTATGAGACCTCAGCTCAAAAGTAAGGTGaggttgtaaatcaactatacttcaataaaaataaaaagtaaggtgAGGAGTCCTGgaccctctttccttctctacaACCCTAATATCCTGGACCCCTTGCCCAAGCACTGAAGGGCCCAGCCTCCTGCTCTGACCAGTGGGGAAGGCACAGTAGCACCAGCTGACTTAAACAGGAAGGTCACGTTCTCTGGGCTTGGCTCCACAGCTGCCCAACAGGATTCCTGAAGGACCCCAGCCCCTAGGGGAAAAGTGCACAGGGGGAGGGCGGAATCTGAGTCCTAGTCCCAGTTCAGCGGCTGATTTCCTATGTGTCCTTGCCTGCATGACCTGTCTCAGCCTTCAGCTTCTTCAGACATCTATAAAACGGGCCTGGATGGCTTAATTCTAAGGGCCCAGCCCTTCACGAGATGCCTTGGGATTCTGGAACCTCACAGAGTCCCCTAACCCTTGAAACAGAAGTAGCCCTGCCCACCTGCTTTCCTGACTGGAGACAGATGGTAGGAAGAGGGACAGGGAGGCTGACACCTCCTGTCACCACCTCCCTGGGATCTCTAGCCTGGGGTGAGGGTGAGACTCTAAATGGAAAGACTCCGGCTGAGGCTGGGTGTCTGCTCTACAGCCTGTCCCACCCAATGCAGTTATACCGCCTCCTAAGGGTATGACTGTGGAGGATGGGAAGCAACCTGACTTGTCCTCACTAAGCCTGGGACTTGGGGGAGGTGgatttcccatttgtaaaatggaataaaataagcCTACAGCATCTAAGGTTCCTAAGTTCCTCTAAATCTTCCAAGCAGCACAGGAGAAGCAGGGCAAACAGGAACACTCATTTTGCAGATTAACAGGCCCGGGGCCAGCTGGGGGGGTTGGAAAGGCAGGTACTGGAGTACCAGACACTGGTGAGTGAAAGCTCAAGCGGTGTGGCGAGAGAGCAAGGCCACTGCTGACTCCAGGCCGCTCCTTTACTTGCCACTCCAGCCCTGGCCTGGTCTGGAAAGAGAAGCAGACCGGATGACCTCCACCCAGATTGCTGGAGGAAGATGGGTCACACCCCCCTTTCCAAGTCAGGTGGCTCCTCCCCTGCCTACCAGGTGCCAAAAGGGCCCATTAGACCAAGACCTCTGGTAACAGAGAGGGAGGAGACACCAAGGTTGAGCTTGTTTTATGGGTGACGTGCTAGTCGGGCtcaggggcaggaggcaggacGAAGAGTCAGGCTGAACTTCTCAAGGGACTGAGGGCTTGAGATGCTGGCTTGTCCAGGCTTCCCACAGTGTCAGCTGGGGTCAACTACATCAGGACTGTGAGAGGCAACGGGGAGCTGAGGGGTGAaaatgtggggagagggaagggaggtggtgggaaagggagcagagggaagggaatgaggggaggaggaaaagggaagcaGGTCCAGGCTGCAGCCAAAGCCAGAGGTGATCAGCAGGGGAGGCTCAAAAGGGAGCATCCCGGGAAGCACAGGCAGCCACGAGGGCCCGTTTTAGCTGTTCATAGGTGACGAACATCACCACGTTCCAGGAACCCAATCGGAGAAAGGAGGGCATGAACCTAGAGGGGAGAAAACACACGTCATCTCTTTCACCCTGCTGGGCCCTGGCAGCCAATCCAACCCAGATGCTCTGTCCcaaaggaagctgggagggcCCAGGGAATGGAGCTGTGGCCTGTGAGCAAGAGTCCCCTGTGAGTCTCCATTTTAACACCCACAAAGTAGGCATGATAGCAACTCTGATAGGAAGGAGTTGAGAGCACGAGAATGCCAGGACCAGGATCAGAAATAGTTTGACACGTGGTTGCCACAGCAACCACTCAGTTCTGGGTGGTTCTCTCCCACCTGTGTGATAGGTACAGGCGGCCAGGAGGCCTAGAATTGGGTGGGGTGGATCAGAGGCTCACCCTTTGTAGAAGGCTTGGGGACCCTCCTTCTGCAGCATGGTGAGGGCGCAGTGGCCAGCACTGCGGTACTGGCATAGGGCAGAGTTCATGTATCTCGTCTTGACCACGTCGACAGGGGAGGAGATGATGGTGGTGCAGAAGCCCGCCCCGAAAGCGGAAGTGAAGTGGCAAGGGAGGTCATCTGCCAAGAAGGAGGAGCAGGGGAAGCAGTCAGGACTCCTCACCCCATAattccagaaggaaagagatgatTTAAGTAGCTAAGGTCTCGTGGTTTTAGAGACACAGAGACTGCAGCTGGGACCTCTCCCAGTGTCTCTGAGAGTCACTTTGCCAATCTAGCCTCAGCGCCTCAACGTGCAGAGTGGAAACTTCACCCCAGTTGGCTTCAGTTCAGTGAAAGAGAAACTCACTCCATAAgcaaaggggaaatgggatgaAAAGATGTGGTCTCCAGGCAGACCCACACTGGCTCCTGGTTTGGGGGAAGGTGAGACCCAGCAACATCTACCCTAACTCACCTGTCATTAGGTTGGCCTTCAGGAGAGTGTCCTTGATGAGGTCGTAGGTCACCAGCTCAGCACAGTTGACAACAGCATTACGAGCGACATTGGGAGAGGTCCCTGCAGAAAGAAATGGTGCCTATGTGAGACCAAGGAATAGGGGAAGAGGAGGATGCGGAAGGGAAAACACCTGGTACACACCTTTCCAGAGTCCCCGAAACCCTTCCTCTCGGGCAATGGTCTTGTAGGCCTCAATGGTGCTTTGATACCTCCGGCCACCTCCAGCCTGGGCGTGCGCCTGGAATCGGACCTTTACCACATCCGTTGGCTGGGCCACGGCCACAGCCAAGGCACCTGTGGTGCTGCCTGCCAGGAGGTGGCTCCCGATGCCGGCATCTGTGGGAGAACCATGGGGGTCAGTGGCCAGCTGGGTTTACACTCATTTCCCACCTCTCCTCACCAAAACCACGTCACTGTCATTTCCTGTCTTCACTGTAACCTTTCGGTAATAAGACACAGACTAGCCCTGCTCTAAGAACTTTTTGCATCATACAGTCTATCACTGGGAGTGTCTACTACGTGCTGGGCACTGGGACAGAGCGAGGAGCAGGACAAAATGAGACGTAATGCTTTCTTTCATGAAGCATTTTCATTCACTTCATTTTACCTACTCAGCAGCCCCGAGaaatcagaacctttttttttttttttggcagcgctgtgtggcttctgggatcttagttcccgaccagggatcaaacctgggccctggcagtgaaagtcctaaccactggactgccagggaattcccaagtatCATTTCCATTTGACAAATATGAAAGGCTCCGAGAGAAGTGGCTTTTCTCAAGGACTGGGATTCATAGGACTTGGGTTCTCATCCCTGATCTACTTCTCCCTGCCGTGTGATCTTGGGAAAAGTCAACCTTTTGATCTGGGTTCTCATTTTCCTCACGTGTAAAATGGAGGGTGGGCATGGCATGCTGAGAAGGTGGAATGGAAGAGTGCTGGCCTTGGAGGCACAAGTCCTCAGTGTGTTTTCTTTCTGGCTCCCCATTATGTGCCCTTGGCCAAGTCCCTCCTGCCCGAGCAAGCCTCAGCCTCTTCCTCTGTAACACGGGGATGATACCACCTGCTCCCGAGGTGGTTGTGAGGACTGTTATGAGACGATGCCCTACTTGGAGCCTGGCACAGCCCAGGTGTTCAGGAATCATTAGAAGAATCAGGGACCCTTCTAGTTCTCAGTTCCTCTGATCTGAAATTCCTCCTAGAGGTCTTGGGGCCTAAAGGAACTGTGCAGCTAAAAGAACGAGGATCAACCATCACTGAGAAGAGGCCAAGAGGCCTGTGGCCCAGCTCCACACTCACGCTCAGAGCCCTTGGTGTAGAACTGCTTGACAGAGTCGTAGAGGCCGATGCGGATGGAGGCAAAGCTCATCTGGCGCTGCAGGCCGGCGACCAGCCCTTTGTAGAGGCTGCGGGGGCCCTCGGTGCGCACCATGGTCAGGATGGTGCCCAGCACCCCGCGGTACTGGGCACTGGCCGCAGCCTGCACTGGCCCCTGCCTTTCTCCTTGGATCTGCAAGGCCAAGGCAGGTGGTTGCCCTCCCCATCTCCTTCCATCCCTATGCTCTAAAATTTACAGCGCCGAAAAACCCCGCTGGCCCTTGAGGAGTCTGTGTCTTGGAGAGGGAGCAGACTAGCCACCATCAGAACCCCAGGCTTCATCTCCTCACCTGCAGCCGGACTTTAGCAGTATCCAGGGGAAAGGTGATGAGATCTGCAATGCAGGCAGCTGTGCCAGCCCCCAGGAACTTCACAGTGGCAGTAGGGGGCACATCTGTGGCCTTGAACCCAACCATAATGCCAATTCCTGCTACCTCCCaggagatgaagaaaaaagaagggggCACCTTCAATCAGCAACAAGACGAGACAGAGGAACTCTGCTGGAAtctaagccaaggagagagaaggtCCATCAGAAGCTGAAGCTCCAGACCCCCCCTTCTCACtaccccaccccactttccctgATAGCACCACCTCCCTAAGCAAGGACCCAGAGCTGCCCCTGGAGGGCAAATAGGAGTGAGCTCCACAGGCACTCAAGCAGGGGCTGGAGAAGCAATTCATTCCTGAGAAGTCCTCCCTTTTGCCACAGGGAGTGTCTGGATCACAGCTATCCTAGTGCTACCTCACAGGCACTGGCCCAGCCCTGTGTCTGCTGGGTGCAGAAATTTCACTGAAGCCCACATTCCTGATGCTGCAGATCTGTTTAAAGGGCAGACAGAAGTGGGGAAAAGGTTTCAGCTAGACCAAGACCTGACAGGCACAAACCCACAGGCTTATGCCCTGGATGTCTTAAGCAGGAGAGGTTCCTATGGGTCTTGAACTAAGTCTAGAAGAAAAGGAGTGAACAAGACCTATTCAGCTCCTTCAATTCAGTCTAATTCTCTTCCCCACCAGCCCGCACACAGCTTGGGCTCTCTAGAGGCACTCTTTCAAGGAGTCTGCTTTGCTGGGCACTGGCTCACTGAGGCGCAGGAGACAATATCTACCCTAGAGGGGGGCTTATTGTCTGGCATGGGATGGACAGGTGATTCAAGCTGCATTTGGGGCTTGCAGAACATAGTCTCAAAGTGCAAAGGAGGGAACATCCAACTTCactgggagagaagaaagggtGGGTAATCAGAAGACTTAGAAAAGGTAGCATTtagctgggccttgaaggatacTGAGCAATTCTCAGGGCTGAGAGTAAGTGCATAAGGTGctctacccacccccacccccaccccggggggTGGGAAAACTATTCCCTCTCTGGCCAGTTTCCTCTCCTCCTATAACATAGAGGGATCCACATCTTCATGAGAGGTGGGGATGCGGAAGTGCAGGTCAGAACTATAGTGACAAAGGAAACCAAAACCTCCATTTTGTTCTCAGAATTGCAACAACACCTTCCTCCCCTGCCTTGGGAGGAAGTGAGCCCAGCACCCCAGTGGAGGAGGGTGACCTGCTTCTCTCCCCtgagtttctttctttcactaCATAGGAGTGGCTGCTCTGAGCCTCACCTAATGGGCTGCCCCCATTGCTGGGGCCGGGAGGAAAGCGCTGGCCAGCAGAGGAATGACGTGGTGGCAGTCAGTCGTGAACACACAGACCCATGGAAACAAGATGCTCACCAGGTTTCTTCCTCCTGGGCTTCTCATCCCAGGTGGCTGGGCCAACAGGGAAGTCTAAAGGCGACTCACCACTCAGTTCCTGGCCTTATTCATGCTTCCCTGGAGCCTGGCCCACATGAGGCTCAGTGAAGACTGGCACTCAAGCAGCAGAAGGGGTTGGTGAAGGTGTTCCAGAACCCCTAGCGTCCCTGCCCTGACATCCTCGTTCCCCAGGAAGTGCCCCACACCTTTCCTCCCCACTCTGCCTGGCACATTCTACTAGCTCACTTACTTGTCAGTGCAGCCCTGTGAGGTGGCTGCCCTTACTTCCATGTTTCAGAACAGGGAACTTAGTAAGCGTCCTGTCTGCAGGCTCCAAAGCTTATGCTATTTGCTTTGCACTGTGCCCAGCTCATTTCTTTCCTGCTGTTTTCTCAGCCCCGGGCCTTTCACGAGGAGGTCCAACACCGAAGTTCTCTCATGACAATGTGACAGTTCTGAGAAGGTTCAGGCAAACGGCATTCCCTTCTCTGGGCATCAGAGACATGATGACATGAGTCAATCATGTCCTGACCTTGATCTGGGTTGCAACGTGTTGTGAGGGCCAGAGAAGAATaaggcccaggccctgcccacctcAGAGACAAGTGCAAAGGCTAAGTTGCCATTTTGAATGTTGCCTTGGGGTTGCCATAAGTCAGGTCCTTCAGAGGCATGGGTATGAAGGCAAAGGTCTCCGTGCTAAAGACCATACTAAGAAGATTAAACTCAGGCCTAACGAGAAAGAGTTAATAATATATTACAATCCCCAGCAAATAACCAGTTTCACCTGATTACCAACTGCAATCTTAAGGATAGTCAAAAGTTTGAGTCAACAATATGTAGTTAGAACAACAGGGTCCTGTCCTAACTCTGCTGCTGACTCCTAGGGTGACCTGGGGCTAATCACTGTCCCACCTGGGCCTCAAtatcctcctttgtaaaatggggattaccATCCTTGGATTGTCAGGTCAGCTTAAGGGCTCTGGCCCTTAAGTGCTTTGTGAACGCTAAGAGTGACTTTACTGGGACGGTGGTGCTAGTTATTTGTATTA encodes:
- the UCP2 gene encoding dicarboxylate carrier SLC25A8, which translates into the protein MVGFKATDVPPTATVKFLGAGTAACIADLITFPLDTAKVRLQIQGERQGPVQAAASAQYRGVLGTILTMVRTEGPRSLYKGLVAGLQRQMSFASIRIGLYDSVKQFYTKGSEHAGIGSHLLAGSTTGALAVAVAQPTDVVKVRFQAHAQAGGGRRYQSTIEAYKTIAREEGFRGLWKGTSPNVARNAVVNCAELVTYDLIKDTLLKANLMTDDLPCHFTSAFGAGFCTTIISSPVDVVKTRYMNSALCQYRSAGHCALTMLQKEGPQAFYKGFMPSFLRLGSWNVVMFVTYEQLKRALVAACASRDAPF